From Halanaeroarchaeum sulfurireducens, a single genomic window includes:
- a CDS encoding SHOCT domain-containing protein codes for MDRFAKRAGLIAILLGGIAVITPAFFSGTSTMGVGGYGGMMGSYGSMMGGYGGAGGVGTAGPLVWLVPQLGMLLLLVGGGYLLYRLLETDASGQKQGSSNVSRELRLAYARGELSDEEFEKRRGRLRQEGDQ; via the coding sequence ATGGATAGATTTGCCAAACGAGCCGGTTTGATCGCCATCCTCCTTGGAGGGATTGCGGTCATTACGCCCGCGTTCTTCTCCGGGACATCCACGATGGGCGTGGGGGGCTATGGCGGCATGATGGGTTCATATGGTAGTATGATGGGCGGCTATGGTGGTGCCGGAGGGGTCGGCACCGCAGGCCCACTCGTCTGGCTCGTCCCCCAATTGGGGATGTTGCTCCTCCTGGTCGGTGGTGGGTACCTCCTCTATCGTCTCCTCGAAACAGATGCCTCCGGCCAGAAACAGGGGAGTTCGAATGTGTCCCGTGAACTACGCCTCGCGTACGCCCGTGGGGAGTTATCGGACGAGGAGTTCGAAAAGCGGCGCGGGCGACTCCGACAGGAAGGCGACCAGTGA
- a CDS encoding LURP-one-related/scramblase family protein has protein sequence MTQAETPEISGLDLTDTEYTVEQSLVRNKYKAMNSAGELVLKGKQGLFKAREEFPFVDADGNDVFTVKASGIIDIAGDYSLIDSQTGDEVAILDNDLSFFQDVWRIRDPDDRSVIADIESRGALVTLARHRLPFGEWIPHKYEISDSGGNHVGSIDGQFSARDRYDISIDDASSVPKEVVLAAAMVIDAIQGN, from the coding sequence ATGACACAGGCAGAAACACCCGAAATCTCGGGACTCGACCTGACGGATACCGAGTATACCGTCGAACAGAGCTTGGTCAGAAACAAGTACAAAGCGATGAATTCCGCTGGAGAACTGGTTCTCAAGGGGAAACAGGGGCTTTTCAAAGCGCGGGAGGAATTCCCATTTGTCGATGCCGATGGGAACGACGTCTTCACCGTGAAAGCAAGCGGAATCATCGATATCGCAGGCGACTACTCACTGATCGATAGTCAGACCGGAGACGAGGTCGCCATCTTGGATAATGATCTCTCCTTTTTCCAGGACGTCTGGCGGATTAGGGATCCCGACGATCGGTCAGTGATCGCCGACATCGAGTCGCGGGGCGCACTCGTTACGTTGGCCCGTCACCGGTTGCCTTTCGGGGAATGGATTCCGCACAAATACGAAATCAGCGACTCGGGCGGAAACCACGTCGGTTCGATCGACGGTCAATTCTCCGCCCGGGACCGATACGATATTTCGATCGATGATGCCAGTTCGGTTCCCAAAGAGGTCGTTCTGGCCGCTGCGATGGTGATCGACGCCATTCAAGGCAATTGA
- a CDS encoding NUDIX domain-containing protein — MPAVRALATDAVILVEGEVVLLERDHPPHEGAWVLPGGLVERDETAQEACEREVREEVGMNVAAETFVGLFDDPDRDERGNVSAAYRCRPIGDATPTPREEAAQVDLFDPDELPRLGFDHEQIVAGAVKTNSQT, encoded by the coding sequence ATGCCAGCCGTCCGAGCGCTCGCGACGGACGCGGTGATCCTCGTGGAAGGCGAGGTCGTCCTTCTCGAACGGGACCACCCACCACACGAGGGGGCGTGGGTGCTCCCCGGAGGTCTCGTCGAACGCGACGAAACCGCCCAGGAAGCCTGCGAGCGGGAGGTTCGAGAGGAGGTCGGAATGAACGTCGCCGCCGAGACGTTCGTTGGCCTATTCGACGACCCGGATCGGGACGAACGCGGAAACGTGAGCGCGGCGTACCGCTGTCGACCCATTGGGGACGCCACCCCGACGCCCCGCGAGGAAGCCGCCCAGGTGGACCTGTTCGACCCGGACGAATTGCCACGACTGGGGTTCGACCACGAACAAATCGTCGCTGGGGCAGTGAAGACCAACAGCCAGACGTAA
- a CDS encoding SDR family NAD(P)-dependent oxidoreductase, with product MPSAVVTGSSRGIGRAIARRFAADGYDVAVNYHTNEDAATSVATAVEERGQDAVVVGADVSDPDAATRLVTTAANAFDGVDHVVNNAGIDQHVYTDALDPADFDRIMDVNVNSAFNVTKSALPYLRDSSDHPSVTNVSSILAHVGASIEVHYASSKGALLSLTRSHARDFAPTIRVNAVAPGHVETDMTGDRSPAEEAKQLADIPVGRFGQPADIAEAVAYLRDATFVTGETLNVNGGEDMR from the coding sequence ATGCCTTCGGCAGTCGTCACGGGATCGTCTCGAGGAATCGGTCGAGCCATCGCCCGCCGGTTTGCCGCGGACGGGTACGACGTGGCGGTGAACTATCACACGAACGAAGACGCGGCGACGTCCGTCGCCACCGCCGTCGAGGAGCGGGGCCAGGACGCAGTCGTCGTCGGCGCCGACGTCTCCGATCCGGACGCGGCCACGCGACTCGTCACGACCGCCGCGAACGCGTTCGATGGCGTCGACCACGTCGTGAACAATGCAGGGATCGACCAGCACGTCTACACGGACGCACTTGACCCGGCGGACTTCGACCGGATCATGGACGTCAACGTGAACTCGGCATTCAACGTCACCAAATCCGCCCTCCCGTACCTGCGGGACTCCAGTGATCACCCCTCCGTGACGAACGTTTCCTCGATTCTCGCTCACGTCGGTGCATCGATCGAGGTTCACTACGCCAGTTCGAAGGGAGCGCTCCTCTCGCTCACGCGGAGCCACGCTCGTGATTTCGCCCCCACGATCAGGGTGAACGCCGTCGCGCCGGGCCACGTCGAGACCGACATGACCGGGGATCGGTCCCCTGCGGAGGAGGCCAAGCAACTCGCGGACATCCCCGTCGGCCGATTCGGGCAACCGGCGGACATCGCGGAGGCGGTGGCCTACCTCCGGGATGCCACGTTCGTCACTGGCGAGACCCTGAACGTCAACGGTGGGGAGGACATGCGCTAA